Proteins from a single region of Haloarcula laminariae:
- a CDS encoding APC family permease, protein MSTGPSGTNLEGEAPVAESVVETDEATITDDAELERTLGIVGGLAIGIGTMIGAGIFVFPGLAGAEGGTAATASFAVSGVVALLVALPTSELATAMPKSGGGYYFISRGLGTLAGTVVGLSLWLGLVFATAFYLVGLGFYALDALALVGIGVGANPGGIVSALAVVAGIGFTVLNVTGTENAAKLQNGIVALLLSMLVAFLALGLFDVLGVTGAAPSGGTEADRWAALPILSTAALVFTSYLGFAQVATVAGEIKRPGRNLPLAMIGSVLIVTVMYVVTIFVATSVFDRTQLGTFGETAMVEIGRELLGLPGAFVIVVGGLLATMSSANASILSTSRAIYGVSKDALLPRWASRINLRYGTPHVALGMAGGPVIVLAATREVQLLAEVASFLHLIMYGLICVALVAIRRDEPEWYEPEFRVPGGPVIPVVGAVASFGLIAFMDPASIVVGGFVILATAGWYLYYARDVTLRGAL, encoded by the coding sequence ATGAGTACCGGACCGAGTGGGACCAACCTCGAGGGGGAGGCTCCCGTCGCCGAATCTGTCGTCGAAACCGACGAGGCGACGATCACCGACGACGCCGAACTCGAACGGACACTCGGAATCGTCGGCGGTCTCGCGATCGGCATCGGGACGATGATAGGAGCCGGTATCTTCGTGTTTCCCGGCCTCGCGGGCGCGGAGGGCGGGACGGCCGCGACGGCCTCGTTTGCGGTCAGCGGCGTCGTGGCGTTGCTCGTCGCGTTACCCACCTCCGAGCTGGCGACGGCGATGCCCAAAAGCGGCGGCGGCTACTATTTCATCTCCCGCGGGCTCGGTACGCTCGCCGGGACTGTCGTCGGGCTTTCGCTCTGGCTCGGTCTTGTGTTCGCCACGGCCTTCTACCTGGTCGGCCTGGGGTTTTACGCACTCGATGCCCTGGCTCTGGTCGGGATAGGCGTCGGGGCAAATCCCGGTGGCATCGTCTCCGCACTCGCTGTGGTGGCCGGTATCGGGTTCACCGTGTTGAACGTCACCGGGACGGAGAACGCGGCGAAGCTCCAGAACGGGATAGTCGCGCTGCTGTTGTCGATGCTCGTGGCCTTCCTCGCCCTCGGGCTGTTCGACGTACTCGGTGTCACCGGCGCCGCGCCGTCCGGCGGAACCGAGGCCGACCGATGGGCGGCGCTACCGATTCTGTCCACGGCCGCGCTCGTGTTCACCTCGTACCTGGGGTTCGCGCAGGTCGCGACTGTCGCCGGGGAAATCAAACGCCCCGGTCGGAACCTCCCGCTGGCGATGATCGGGTCCGTCCTGATTGTCACGGTCATGTACGTGGTGACTATCTTCGTCGCGACGAGTGTCTTCGACCGGACCCAGCTCGGAACGTTCGGCGAGACGGCAATGGTCGAAATCGGCCGCGAGTTGCTCGGTCTGCCCGGGGCGTTCGTCATCGTCGTCGGCGGACTGCTGGCGACGATGTCCTCGGCTAACGCCTCGATTCTGAGTACGTCCCGGGCGATCTACGGCGTCTCGAAGGACGCGCTCCTGCCACGGTGGGCGAGCCGGATCAACCTCCGGTACGGAACGCCACACGTGGCGCTGGGGATGGCCGGCGGGCCGGTTATCGTCCTGGCGGCGACCCGCGAGGTCCAGTTGCTCGCGGAAGTCGCCTCGTTTCTGCACCTTATCATGTACGGGTTGATCTGTGTCGCCCTGGTAGCGATTCGCCGGGACGAACCCGAGTGGTACGAGCCGGAGTTCCGTGTGCCCGGCGGACCGGTCATCCCCGTCGTGGGCGCCGTTGCGAGCTTCGGCCTCATCGCGTTCATGGACCCCGCCTCCATCGTCGTCGGCGGGTTCGTCATCCTGGCGACCGCCGGGTGGTATCTCTATTACGCTCGGGACGTGACGTTGAGGGGGGCACTGTAA
- a CDS encoding GAF domain-containing sensor histidine kinase: protein MAQNSSGYFQDLYEVGADRSLSLEEKIERAITIGRDRLDLAYGVLSYTAAGEYEVVDSTIESGEYAAGTVYELEETWCRHVVENREILVVSDADASRYAEDIARKSTGLQCYIGAPILVDGETYGTLCYSDETPRNRDFDENEQQFVQLLTQWIGYEIEREKHYQTVESQNERLDEFAGVLAHDIRNPLTAAIGYTEYAMETAPDRIETHLETVLQSLDRIETLITNTLSLAREGADVGEREPVKLETVAQEAWDMVSPANATLSVVDTYTLMADESRLRQLFENLFRNVAEHCGDDVTVTVRGTDTGFEVSNDGPEMPESVTESLFGGSFGADRIGLGLLIVERVVSGHGWGGTIESTPEETRFIFSGVGEATSAGEVV from the coding sequence ATGGCACAGAACTCCAGCGGGTATTTTCAGGACCTATATGAGGTAGGGGCTGACCGGTCCCTGTCGCTCGAGGAGAAGATCGAACGAGCGATAACGATCGGACGGGACCGGCTGGACCTGGCTTACGGAGTGCTTTCGTACACCGCTGCAGGCGAGTACGAAGTGGTCGACTCGACGATTGAGAGCGGCGAGTACGCTGCTGGGACAGTGTACGAGCTGGAAGAGACGTGGTGTCGACACGTCGTAGAGAACCGTGAGATCCTCGTGGTTTCGGATGCGGATGCGTCCCGATATGCCGAAGATATCGCCCGAAAGTCTACGGGATTGCAGTGCTACATCGGGGCGCCAATCCTCGTTGATGGCGAAACATACGGTACGCTCTGTTACTCGGACGAGACACCGCGTAACCGGGACTTCGACGAAAACGAACAGCAGTTTGTCCAGCTTCTCACCCAGTGGATCGGCTACGAAATCGAACGCGAGAAACACTACCAGACAGTCGAGTCGCAAAACGAGCGACTCGACGAATTCGCCGGCGTACTTGCCCACGACATTCGGAATCCGCTCACTGCCGCCATTGGCTATACCGAGTATGCTATGGAAACAGCGCCCGACCGAATCGAGACGCACTTAGAGACAGTGTTACAGTCGCTTGACCGAATCGAGACCCTCATCACCAACACCCTTTCGCTGGCTCGCGAGGGGGCCGATGTCGGTGAACGCGAGCCAGTTAAACTCGAAACCGTTGCGCAGGAAGCCTGGGACATGGTCTCACCAGCGAACGCCACGCTGTCAGTGGTCGATACGTACACACTCATGGCGGACGAGTCACGGCTGAGACAGTTATTCGAGAACCTGTTTCGAAACGTTGCGGAACACTGTGGCGACGACGTGACGGTCACTGTACGCGGAACGGACACCGGGTTCGAAGTTAGCAACGACGGCCCCGAGATGCCCGAATCGGTCACAGAGTCGCTTTTCGGTGGCTCGTTTGGAGCGGACCGCATCGGACTCGGCCTGCTCATTGTAGAGCGAGTTGTCTCCGGTCACGGGTGGGGCGGGACGATAGAATCGACACCCGAAGAGACACGATTTATTTTTTCGGGCGTGGGTGAAGCGACGAGCGCGGGGGAAGTTGTTTAG
- a CDS encoding HEAT repeat domain-containing protein — protein MMMQGNVALFGQTVPVTVILTVLGLLVGIGLVVSFALTMGLSSYLAFVADRREDVRSDLQSELLNRAFGEDPDWDGWVDSLSDRERHVVTELLGEYLRELNGSEAEPLRDLGTVLGLPKQAQRDLERGHMYERLQALTWLIRLKQPEPYFAASYEPSTPAEQAAVARLLYETDALASPAEGLEILLAEASQEFSVFGQDTLFRLASEAPDEMFALAIERYQTWSPALLAQVLLVCGQLGTSIRAGDIAWVTASLDHEDEGVRAAAARALGSFGWKPQLRDSMFLARSTADPSSRVRGAVYEMLGEWGDEEALTVLLYALVSEDDPRALVRGTNALVRRRDRIDTGAPAILGPAWAWSSEQASYDTVARGRTGTVEG, from the coding sequence ATGATGATGCAGGGCAACGTGGCCCTATTTGGCCAGACGGTTCCAGTGACGGTTATCTTGACTGTCTTGGGGTTGCTCGTGGGAATCGGGTTAGTCGTCTCGTTCGCGCTCACCATGGGCCTGTCCAGTTATCTCGCCTTCGTTGCCGACCGACGTGAAGACGTGCGGTCTGATCTCCAGTCAGAGCTGCTCAACCGCGCATTTGGGGAAGATCCAGACTGGGACGGCTGGGTCGACAGCCTCTCCGACCGGGAGCGCCACGTCGTGACAGAGCTACTGGGAGAGTATCTTCGGGAGTTAAACGGTAGCGAGGCCGAGCCCCTCAGAGATCTCGGGACCGTCCTCGGTCTCCCCAAACAGGCACAGCGGGATCTTGAACGCGGACACATGTATGAGCGACTCCAAGCGCTCACCTGGCTGATACGGCTGAAACAGCCGGAACCGTACTTTGCTGCGTCGTACGAACCGTCGACACCTGCCGAACAAGCCGCTGTCGCACGCCTGCTATACGAGACCGACGCACTTGCTAGCCCGGCAGAGGGCTTGGAGATACTGCTGGCTGAGGCAAGCCAGGAATTCAGTGTCTTCGGGCAGGATACGCTATTTCGGCTCGCCAGCGAGGCGCCGGACGAGATGTTTGCCCTCGCTATCGAACGGTATCAGACGTGGTCGCCGGCACTGTTAGCACAGGTACTGCTCGTCTGTGGCCAGCTTGGGACCAGCATTCGGGCCGGAGATATTGCGTGGGTGACGGCCAGCCTGGACCACGAGGACGAAGGCGTGAGAGCCGCGGCGGCGCGCGCACTGGGCAGCTTCGGCTGGAAGCCACAGCTTAGGGACTCGATGTTTCTTGCTCGGTCGACTGCTGACCCGTCGTCACGTGTTCGTGGGGCGGTATACGAGATGTTGGGCGAGTGGGGGGATGAAGAAGCACTGACAGTCCTCCTCTATGCCCTCGTCTCGGAGGACGATCCCCGCGCACTGGTTCGGGGGACAAACGCACTCGTCCGCCGACGGGACCGAATCGATACCGGTGCGCCGGCAATCCTCGGTCCCGCATGGGCCTGGAGTAGCGAGCAAGCATCGTACGATACCGTCGCACGGGGCCGGACAGGGACTGTGGAGGGATAA
- a CDS encoding DUF2249 domain-containing protein has product MTDTLDLRDRSETLRTPLFDALDETESGRGFAVVADKDIDTHLVRYQLERDRAVDWEYADPDAEPREVQVTVEGSLDGSLATIDVRDLKPQRRHEALLGIFDNLDVSEGFVLVNDHDPKPLYHELRSMHGDVVEWEYASRGSGEWRVEVVKTGDSADTDDDIVTRYDVRDIPKPERHPTIHHRYGMLPEGVTLELVAPHEPKPLHQEFRQRYGDSFTWEVVESEPGRCRVHITNDENVEEAAEQTDTDDVAASPSDEERIEIVAEHDVRELPPAQRHERIFEAYSELDTGTGFVLVNDHDPKPLYHQFDAEAGPEFRWAYRQREPDEFRVLIGKAEDPTDSDGGEQPEAPF; this is encoded by the coding sequence ATGACCGATACACTCGATCTGCGTGACCGGTCGGAGACACTTCGGACTCCACTCTTCGACGCGCTGGACGAAACTGAATCGGGCCGCGGGTTCGCCGTCGTGGCCGACAAGGACATCGACACACACCTCGTCCGCTACCAGCTCGAACGGGACCGAGCCGTCGACTGGGAGTACGCGGACCCCGACGCGGAACCGAGAGAGGTACAGGTGACTGTCGAGGGGTCCCTCGACGGGTCGCTCGCGACTATCGATGTCCGCGACCTGAAGCCACAGCGCCGACACGAGGCCCTCCTCGGAATCTTCGACAACTTGGACGTAAGTGAAGGGTTCGTACTGGTGAACGACCACGACCCGAAGCCCCTCTACCACGAACTGCGTTCGATGCACGGCGACGTCGTCGAGTGGGAGTACGCGAGTCGCGGGTCCGGGGAGTGGCGGGTAGAGGTCGTCAAGACCGGCGATTCTGCGGACACCGACGATGACATCGTCACGCGGTACGACGTCCGCGACATTCCGAAGCCGGAACGTCACCCCACAATCCACCACCGGTACGGAATGCTCCCCGAGGGCGTGACGTTAGAGCTCGTCGCTCCCCACGAACCGAAGCCGCTCCATCAGGAGTTCCGCCAGCGGTACGGCGACTCGTTCACCTGGGAAGTCGTCGAATCGGAACCGGGGCGCTGCCGCGTCCACATCACGAACGACGAAAACGTCGAGGAAGCCGCAGAGCAAACCGACACCGACGACGTGGCGGCGTCGCCGTCGGACGAGGAGCGCATCGAAATCGTCGCGGAACACGACGTCAGGGAGCTCCCGCCGGCACAGCGCCACGAGCGCATCTTCGAGGCCTACAGCGAGTTAGACACTGGCACGGGGTTCGTGCTGGTGAACGACCACGACCCGAAGCCGTTGTATCATCAGTTCGATGCCGAGGCTGGCCCGGAGTTCCGGTGGGCGTACCGCCAGCGCGAACCGGACGAGTTCAGAGTCCTCATCGGGAAGGCGGAGGACCCCACTGATAGCGACGGCGGCGAGCAACCCGAAGCCCCGTTCTGA
- a CDS encoding glycosyltransferase family 2 protein — MHSPAHIVVQLLGATGVFVLGYYALVNAYYLCIHILALFELRDNVREASWEQPFRRFSSPFYPGIALVVPAYNEEATIRESVQSMLSLNYPELEVVVVNDGSTDATLDRLIERFDLEPLDAEVPFDVPAEEIHETYRSTRYEELFVVDKANGGKSDALNAGIWLTEMPLFCAVDSDTLIDRDALLQIVKPFVKRPGTTVATGGVIRVANNCIVEDGLVKEVNLPKTGLPGLQVMEYLRAFYSGRLGLNRINGLILISGAFGLFRTDVVREIGGYRHDTITEDFDIIVRLHRYLTDEDREYTVDFVPEPVAWTEVPASRQMLGRQRRRWFRGMVETVVTNRKMLFRRKYGRVGTIIFPFFVAAEMFGPLIEGLGYIILPIAVYFDVLQIEFFIMFFLLTTGFGIFLSWFGVFSEVWSFNRYKEPRQVLRLLWYGVLENFGYRQWKTVVAWQGLFEYLRGVDSWGVMERGGFSSESEEDI; from the coding sequence ATGCACTCGCCCGCCCATATCGTGGTTCAACTGCTCGGCGCCACGGGTGTGTTCGTCCTCGGATACTACGCACTCGTCAACGCCTATTACCTCTGTATCCACATTTTAGCGCTCTTCGAACTACGCGATAACGTCCGTGAAGCGAGCTGGGAGCAGCCGTTCAGACGGTTTTCGAGCCCGTTCTACCCCGGCATCGCACTCGTCGTTCCGGCCTACAACGAGGAAGCGACGATTCGGGAGAGCGTCCAATCGATGCTGTCACTGAACTACCCGGAGCTGGAGGTCGTCGTCGTCAACGACGGTTCGACCGATGCAACGCTCGATCGACTAATCGAGCGGTTCGACTTAGAACCACTCGACGCCGAGGTTCCGTTCGACGTGCCGGCCGAGGAGATACACGAGACGTACCGGTCGACACGCTACGAGGAACTCTTCGTCGTGGACAAGGCAAATGGCGGGAAAAGCGACGCGCTCAATGCCGGAATCTGGCTCACCGAGATGCCGTTGTTCTGTGCCGTCGATTCGGACACCCTCATCGACCGGGACGCACTTCTCCAAATTGTCAAACCGTTTGTCAAGCGGCCGGGGACAACGGTAGCGACTGGGGGGGTAATCCGGGTTGCAAATAACTGTATCGTCGAAGATGGCCTCGTGAAGGAAGTAAACCTCCCCAAGACGGGACTGCCGGGACTACAGGTCATGGAATATCTCCGAGCGTTCTATTCGGGCCGGCTAGGTCTCAACCGAATCAATGGGCTTATCCTCATCTCCGGCGCGTTTGGCCTGTTCCGGACCGATGTCGTCCGTGAAATCGGCGGATATCGGCACGATACGATCACGGAGGATTTCGATATCATCGTTAGACTCCACCGATATCTCACTGACGAGGACCGAGAGTACACGGTCGATTTCGTACCCGAACCCGTCGCTTGGACCGAAGTCCCGGCTAGCCGGCAGATGCTGGGTCGACAGCGTCGCCGCTGGTTCCGCGGCATGGTCGAAACCGTAGTGACGAACCGAAAGATGCTGTTCAGACGAAAGTACGGGCGGGTCGGGACAATCATCTTTCCGTTCTTCGTCGCCGCCGAGATGTTCGGCCCGCTCATCGAAGGACTAGGATACATTATTCTCCCGATTGCGGTGTACTTTGACGTACTGCAGATCGAGTTTTTCATTATGTTTTTCCTCTTGACGACTGGGTTCGGTATCTTCCTCTCGTGGTTCGGTGTGTTCAGCGAGGTGTGGAGCTTTAACCGCTACAAGGAGCCCAGACAGGTCCTTCGGTTGCTCTGGTACGGTGTATTGGAGAACTTCGGGTACCGGCAGTGGAAGACCGTCGTCGCATGGCAGGGACTGTTCGAGTACCTTCGCGGCGTCGACAGCTGGGGAGTCATGGAGCGTGGTGGGTTCAGTTCTGAAAGCGAGGAAGATATTTGA
- a CDS encoding universal stress protein, producing MTRVLVPVAVLEGESVSPGLVDLLGTVDVTVLGYHVLPEQTPPDQARLQYEDRATDALEDLSDAFRTAGGAADHRLVFTHDRQQSIDRIADEVDAKALAVPGITGDVERVLVSLSGDVAVDRILSFLTELVGDRDIGVTLLFAADTEDAAAERLDTAAEQLRSSGIDVTTTSVVGTGPSAALIEEASSHDAIVMSERAPSFSSLIFGEESDRIAAASVGPVLVVRYEEGLDT from the coding sequence ATGACTCGCGTACTCGTTCCCGTCGCCGTGCTCGAAGGGGAGTCGGTCTCCCCCGGGTTGGTAGACCTGCTCGGGACCGTTGACGTGACCGTGCTCGGGTATCACGTACTGCCCGAGCAGACGCCGCCCGACCAGGCCCGGCTCCAGTACGAGGACCGCGCGACGGACGCGCTGGAAGATTTGAGCGACGCGTTTCGGACGGCCGGCGGTGCAGCCGATCACCGGCTCGTGTTCACGCACGACCGGCAACAGAGCATCGACCGAATCGCGGACGAGGTCGACGCAAAGGCCCTGGCGGTCCCGGGGATAACCGGCGACGTGGAGCGGGTTCTGGTGTCGCTATCCGGCGACGTCGCCGTTGACCGTATCCTGTCGTTCCTGACGGAGCTCGTCGGGGACCGTGATATCGGCGTGACGTTGCTTTTCGCCGCCGACACCGAGGACGCGGCCGCCGAACGACTCGATACGGCGGCAGAGCAGCTCCGAAGTAGCGGAATCGACGTGACGACGACCAGTGTCGTCGGAACCGGGCCGTCTGCGGCCCTCATCGAGGAGGCATCTAGCCACGACGCGATCGTGATGAGCGAACGGGCGCCGTCGTTCAGCTCACTCATATTCGGGGAGGAGTCAGACCGCATCGCGGCAGCGTCGGTCGGGCCCGTTCTCGTCGTTCGATACGAGGAAGGGCTCGACACGTAG
- a CDS encoding inorganic phosphate transporter, producing MASIAVVLSIALLAALFMSFTVGANSNSAPVAPAVGANALSVLKAALLVGLVAGLGAILQGGSISETIGKDLITGVAITPLAAAAALLTAATLITIGNTYGYPIPSAFTVTGAMIGSGIALGGGFAVHEYVVILGFWFAIPIVEGVLAYGLARGLRSDAVPEVVGIPLLGGTVGYALANIQLTIIPTASGTQGSVAQYLATTYQFLPTVIGGSYTLGMVVVSVLSGLVALVGTRALLRRDETAGINQFLIALGLVVVFTSGGTQVGLATGPLEAVFETDLQLPSIYLLALGGGGILLGAWIRGPRLVHAVSNEYASLGPRRSIAALIPAFLVAQLAIVLGIPISFNKVMIASIVGSGLAASSSGGSGISLRKVGITIGSWVGSMLGAGIVSYGLYSVLNAFPGVA from the coding sequence GTGGCGTCAATTGCTGTCGTCCTCTCGATAGCACTCCTTGCGGCCCTGTTTATGTCCTTCACCGTCGGGGCAAACAGCAACTCGGCCCCCGTCGCGCCCGCCGTCGGGGCGAACGCGCTCTCGGTCCTGAAGGCGGCCCTCCTCGTCGGGCTCGTCGCCGGGCTCGGCGCAATCCTCCAGGGCGGGAGCATCTCGGAGACCATCGGCAAGGACCTCATCACGGGCGTTGCCATCACGCCGCTCGCAGCGGCGGCGGCCCTGCTGACGGCCGCGACGCTCATCACTATCGGAAACACGTACGGGTATCCCATCCCGTCCGCGTTCACCGTCACCGGGGCGATGATCGGGTCGGGCATCGCTCTCGGCGGTGGGTTCGCTGTCCACGAGTACGTCGTCATCCTCGGATTCTGGTTCGCGATTCCCATCGTCGAGGGCGTTCTCGCGTACGGGCTCGCCCGTGGGCTCCGAAGCGATGCCGTCCCCGAGGTTGTCGGCATCCCGCTCCTCGGTGGGACGGTCGGCTATGCGTTGGCCAACATCCAGCTTACTATCATCCCGACTGCGAGCGGCACACAGGGGTCAGTCGCTCAGTATCTCGCCACCACGTACCAGTTTCTGCCGACGGTCATCGGCGGCTCTTACACGCTGGGAATGGTTGTCGTGAGTGTGCTCAGCGGGCTCGTTGCGCTCGTCGGGACGCGCGCGTTACTCCGCCGCGACGAGACCGCCGGTATCAATCAGTTCCTCATCGCGCTGGGACTCGTCGTCGTGTTCACAAGCGGCGGGACGCAGGTGGGGCTGGCGACCGGCCCGCTGGAGGCCGTCTTCGAGACGGACCTGCAGCTCCCGTCCATCTACCTGCTCGCACTCGGCGGCGGCGGGATTCTCCTCGGAGCGTGGATCAGGGGGCCCCGGCTCGTCCATGCCGTCTCGAACGAATACGCGTCGCTCGGCCCGAGACGGTCGATTGCGGCCCTGATTCCGGCCTTTCTGGTCGCACAGCTCGCTATCGTACTGGGAATCCCGATATCGTTTAACAAGGTGATGATTGCGAGTATCGTCGGCAGCGGGCTGGCCGCCAGTTCGTCGGGCGGGAGCGGCATCTCGCTGCGAAAAGTCGGTATCACTATCGGGTCGTGGGTCGGCTCGATGCTCGGCGCGGGTATCGTCAGTTACGGCCTGTACAGCGTCTTGAACGCGTTCCCGGGCGTGGCATAA